ATAATGTGATGGGGTTGGGGAGGTCTGCTCCCGAATGATGAAAGATTTATCTTGTTCGAAATACATCCAGCATTCGGCCATGGTGGAGCTAGCAAACCCCTTCTCATTGATGAATAGAGAGGGTAGGCATGTGACTAGGTCCTATGATATATGATATTCACACTCATCCACGAACCATGTTATCTTCTCCACTGACAACAATCCATTTGTGCCCCAAAAGGATCTGTCTCCTTTTCCTCTGCCCAAGTGCCTCCTATTTTAACCATTGGGACCCTCTTGCCTTAACTTTCTGCCACAACATAACAGCCAAACCATTCCAACTCTTTCTgcccttcttcatcttcacatccttttttattattatattaacatattttgtaATTACTAAAGTTTCTTAGTCTATTAGGGTTTGACAGTCATCACGTTAGTGGGGTGACATGGCTATGTGTGCTTTCACTGCTACTACCACTTTTAAACGCAAGCATGATGAGTGAGGAAATGTTAGAAAAGAGAGTTCAAGTGGGACAAGCTAAAATCTTTTGCTTTTTTGGTTCGTAGTCGGTGCAAGTGTTGGATGGATGGCTTCAGATATCAAACAGCCAAAATACCACATATGTCTAATATTCTGACTAGGCTTTGCCTGTCCTTTCCCCACCAATGATTCTCTCAGGTTTATCAACGCTTCTGCTTCATCACCCAGTAATTCTTCTTTCCACCTTTTTCCCCTTCCGCTAATATTCTATTTCCACTTTCAACATCaataacttattattttcttataattatctTCCAATCTATATGCTACTATACAAAATCTCATCCACACTTTCATCCTTTCCCTAGTTACATATGTAAGTCAATCAAAAACTAAGTCAGAATTAATTAAGactatttctttttatcattttaccttttcttttaaaatttctttttttataaaatgtttatcaattaaaaaataaagcttTTACGAGTTAAATTCAGTTCTAACTAgatcataaaatatttacatatttttgttcataattttattaaattgaaatcaaataaaaccaTTTGAACCATTTTTAATGAAAAGTCGAACTAACTGAAGTTATCTCTTTTGACAAATAGATGATTGACGCATTAAAATCTGCACATGGAAAGAGAACCTGCTACCTACGAAAGGAGAACAGAAATAGGAAATTGTTTTATTGTTACTCCTATAGTACTTCAAAAAACAAATCTATGTACTCCATTCATTTCCTGTAAAGtaccatttaaatttttttataaataataaatatgatgttttccttttatcttaattaatattattaaatctcttattctactttttattttttatcactaTATATTAATTCTTGCTTATATATAagcatgaattaaaaaaaaaatatttttcgatGGTGTGAGATTTTATATATTCtcattgattatatttttaatcaaagagttaaaatctttttttaattagtttggaTGATATTTTTATCTCAAGTTGTTTTGGAATGTGAAACTTTCATcacagtttatttttaaaacgcgttttaaaatataaaaaagaataaagtattttatatgtcaatttttaaataataaaatattattgaaagtgGTAAGAAGATATGGGTGagtaataaaatttagataaacATAAGTTTAATGGCACCTCTAAATGAACCTGATTCAAGTGGAGCTCCTTATAATTTAGTATTTGTTTTGCTTGCTTGCTTGCATCGTCTGTTTCTTGTTGTTCAACTTTATCCTGTTAAATGTATGATGTTTGATCTCACCTGTGGATCAACTTCATATTTTAAGTGCGTACGATTAAGAAACAAGAGATGACAAAACATAAAATGACGCATGAACACTGCCAAAACATCATTTCACTGTATTAATCTTATATTCTACTTCTAGTTTTTTCATCATCCACTTCATTGCTTTATAACACTTTTACtctaactataattttattctttactttttcattcatacaatttttatctaattaattttttatttttagaactgCTAAAATTGCATTTTAAAAATGCCGTGccttattaaatgaaaaaaattattatttgtaaaggATAAGAATTGCCAAacgtaataaaattatataaatttttaaaaagtaaaggaGAGAAGATTAATTTtcactatttaatttttttttattactaggTTAATTAGTCTTAAAATCCATTAACTATACATGTCCGAATTTACGAAGCTTTGGGTAAATTATCTGTTTCTGCACTTGAGAGAtaccaaattgctaatgatttgcaagacaATAAAGAAGACAAAATATTAACCCAGAAGATTCCCCTGAACAACAAATCTGGGAAGTtactccatgtaaatctcttcttccaaatcaccCTTGAAGAATGCCACAAAAGGTAATTGTTGGAGAGTCACCAcggctataaataaactaacaacaaaCCATTTTTTCCATGGGAAAAAGATATGAACGGGTCAAACAGAATGGTGATAAAAGAGAGGACAAAAGATACAGCAGCGTAAGAAGCCATGAATGAACATGAAagagaaactataaaaataaaaaattctccaATCAAAACACCTAAAAAAGGCAAAAgagcaaaaaaagaaaaagagcaacCTCGATGCTCTAAATAACTACAAAACATGCCACAATGCACAACGAAAAAGGGAGCGAATCCATAACTTTAAAAGGAACTCCGATGAAGGCGTCGTTAATGGGCATGGTAGTCACCTGACCGAGACGATCAAAACTGTGTGATCGTCGGTCGAAACTTAAATTCCGATAATGACAACGTAAATGGCTCTGCCGCCGACAATGACGGATGTAGTGGTAGACACATCAGAaacttttacctttttttagGACAGATACacgttattatttatttataaagttctTTTATGCTGACATTTCATTTGATGAAGTAATTGGCCTTACCTTAACTCTTCTAATTTGTACTTTATAcgttaaaattttcattaattaatttaatgaaaatactTTGTCGAAATTGATTTTGTCTTGGCGCAGAATCGCAATTAATGGTactttttttgtgtgtgttttctTGAGGGATATCATTGAGCGTGGCAAGAAGAGTTGTGTTGTGTGACAGCTTATTGAAGTGGACCCAGGAAGTAGTGTAGACGGTGAGTAAGCCACGGTTTCGTTGAATACGACATTTGATGCAAACACTCACCATAATAATGTCTTTAAAACTCATTCCTAATAATAACTATTACACTATATGTTGGGCATCATAATGTCTCCCATCATTATAGTAATTTTAGAAACAACCACTTAgaatttcatctttattttacGGTTTTTCTATGATTCCCTTTTAAATGTAGGAAATgagtatttttgtttaaatatgtataatacataaaccatcttatttataaaaatattctgtttcaaattctaatttctatatttttaaaaatactttagtttaaaaatactttatgaAATTCGTGCTTATGCTTatgattgaaatttaatttacgTAGATGTTGTATTTATATTGACGACTTTAGCTTAATGATTTGTGTAGAAAGTACGCTTACATTGACTACCTTAATTTAACTACTCTAatatttgctttaaaatataacaaacgTTGACATCGTAGGGTAATGAcctcaattaaattaaaataaaacaaaagcagTATTTGGAAATACAAATTCTTCCAAATAAAATAGCTTCATAAACacggtttatatatatatatatatatatatagtgaattACACgacactgaaaaaaaaaacaattcaaatgttTGTGTTATATTGGGCGGAAATGATCACGTTTTGGGATTGCAATgtgttaatgttttaaattaatttctaagacatattcatttttttttctctctctctctctctctttgttctaaactgatatttctttttatcagaatattacttaaaaataataataataataataataataatattttttccaacAATACTCcgaaaaataatgaagaagaaaaaaaaaatcaacgcAATACAATTAAGACAGTCGTTACTTAcctttttttcctaaaaaaaaataaaacaagtgaGAACTAAAACAACTATTCGTTTTGACCAAtggctttgaaattttatttaaaaaagttaaacataaCATGAAATGAAGCATTGTTTGAGgtatctaaataaatatataatgacacaaggaatataatgaaataatagaGGGCGAGAGAAATATTCTTTAGATATTTTATGATGAGAATGAAAGTGGATATAGTCAAaggaattataattttactctACATccaaaaaattagaaattaaaaaaaaatattttaacaacaacatgtcttttatttaaattgaattgcatgatcaCAAAGTGATATCGATTCGATGGTAAAAAGATTTGTTCAAGTAAAACACTAGAAACAGCAAGCAAAAATATATGGAAACggataaattcatatttttttttctcaagaaaAATTGTGACAAGAATAATAAACAATCACACAAAATATCTAAAGGACTCAAAGGAATTAATGCTTAAGAAGTTAAAACAGAAcacaaattttaacataaactctcctggaaaagaataaaaaccaCAAAACCTAATCTAGAAATTCTTTGACTtggaaataataaatacaaaataggTCGACACAAACCACCCTTACTAATCAGAGGGAAAAACTGCAAATAATcgaaactaataataaatagtgAACACGCAAAGAGGATATAAAGCAGTAATCCCGAAAAGACAATCTTATTTAATAGCAGTAATCCCAAAAGTActattatgttaaaattaagtGTCATACTcccaattgtttattttttttttctaatgattatttaatcatatataatctTATTAGAAtctgttatattatttaataaatttattccagattatgtatttattttcattgaattgtaataaaatttttttggtatttatgaaaaacatatatattataatttttatttaatcgtatataaatcataatatacataatcaatgattaatttaaataagaaaaacaagaaaaagcaAATCAAAATGAAACCTATGACTATAATCTATAGTTTTAAAACAATGGATTATATGTTTTCTTAATCCGAACCCAAACATTGTTAacattgaaaagtaaaataaaaacaaggtaTAAAATGGAGGAAGAgacaaaaatgagaaaaatctTATCTCAAATCATAAGTTGTAAGCTCCATAATCatcttactttatttatttttctcacgGAATCAAATGCCATCAACACCAAATCATTGGTGGGACCCATATGTCTGTTCCGCACATACATCTTCTCATCTCCCCACGTGTCTACACTTCCCACCTATCCCATTCTTTTCTCACTTTAaaatacacacatacacatacaatatttatatatatatatatatatatatatatatatatatatatatatatatatatatatatatatatatatatgtatgtatatatatatatatgagaaggGCATAGTCATTGAGGTTCAGAATATGTATCATTTCTATTTATGTTCTGGTGGTTTATGAGAAGGAGAAGGGGAACACTAATGAAGTGGGATCCtaataagtttttcttttatgtccTTTTCTAAAACAtgtgttttcatatttttttaatataaaacttttttttcaatttcacgTGTGATATTGTCCATGTCAATTAACCAACTGTTTGCCAAACGGCAGgtctttaattatttcaattttacaaaaataaaaacttaattgagatgccaaccaaaaagaaaacctatttaaaatttcaGACTAAAATAGAAACTTATGTAtacattaaacatatatatatatatatatatatatatatatatatatatgaactgTCAAAATGAGTCACAACTCGCGAGTTAACCCGGTTTATCATGGGTTcaggtcgggttgggtttgaaaaaaattatatttcttttatgcgAGTCAGGTTTgaacccgactcatttaaactcggttcatgcgggttgaactcgtggtgggccgggttaaCCCATAATtgacctacctaattttattttattaaaatttaattttacttttataaaaaaatattactattatttttttgcttgaaataattatttaagtttcttattttcaaaattaattaaacacacATGTTGGGTCTGAAAATTAGAAGTgaagtttgtttaaatttaaatcataaaaaatttaaatatttttatttaaaaaaatttcatttaagtgagctagtgagccaacccgtttgcCTACCAACTCGTGGCGGGTTGggccgggttcgaatttttctggctcgctaataaatgagccggattggattggttcactaagtgactaacccgtggtgagtcgggttTGTTAGGatcggctgcagcggaattgttagcgtggaataacaaaccaagagggattttaatataaatgtgtgccttttaatttcttctcaatttatcttattgcgcaaataattaataaatataaataaaagggtaaggttgagagaaatttgcacagatgatttttataccggttcggatcttaccaatcctacgtccaatCGTTTATCttaaaccaagataaacagttcactaagcacaaaacaattacaaattacaatcacaaagaaacaatttgtaagagtttagaaaccacctctcttgataccacaagagatgaacctgcacctcctttgaatcttcacaaaggatgaaacacatcctctgaatacttcacgaagaATGATcttcttccaaacacctccttagacgcaccaaggatgaaccgactatttcctctgtcaccgtagcagcacttcaccagctccacagacaagagtttcacaagccgaacaagaacacacacttctcaagaGTTTCTGAGTTCTTAAGCACAGGGGAAGAGTTgctgttgatggataaagagagcctataaatagactcaagcaaaaactcttccattcttcgaaactgaccatttaacgcttttaatcgattaatattagtgttaatcgattaaaataagtacaacagctagtttttcaaatcagaaacctccaacggctagtattaatcgattattctcaggattaatcgattaactaatcgattaaaacttgctttaatcgattattccaaagctgattgggttttggcttctgcaacgattttaatcaattatatgagggattaatcgattaaaacggggaagttttgattctaaacaacaaatacaaaatataaaggtacaagaatcaaaagctactacaaatctaagtctcaaacaattaaactacaattattacaaaagcttttcataacaaaaataagtcttcaaaggatgttCATGAaacttgataaatcttgacttgatttggacatcatcaaaacctcatcttcatcattttgctaacaagaTCGAGTCAAGTCAAGTTACCTGTTTTCACagctcatatatatatatatatgaaattttacaacatatttattcttaaaatcatatatataagaGAAAATGACCAATTTATAtaatgtcttttctttttttaaaaaaaaaattgtgattttaataatttgaaaaaaaaaacaaaaatttagacCTGATGTGTAAAATTTGGTATgtaaggaaaacaaaattatttagtgAAGATGACATGAGAACCACCGCCAGTGATTTGTTGGGTTTCATGTCACTCTGTTGTGGGGATGTGACGTGGAATCAGATTGTTGGCTGATTTGATTAAATCCAAGACTTGGATCATCactatatttgaaattaatgaatattattatgattatagcCAATCAGCCCATAAAGTGAAATTTGGGAGAAGAAATACCGTAATAATACGAATCCTAATCCTCATCAAATCATGTTCAATTCCAGGCTTTCGgccttaaaatttaaattcattaactGTGTCAACGTCAAATTCCATTCACTTTGGGTGCCTTGATTGGactcacaaaacaaaacaacggTTGATTGtctgcttttctttttggtaTTCAGCCACTCCCAGACAAAACACCCGGATAATCCCATTCTAATAAATTCTAACAAATggggtttatttatttattacccaccaaacaaataattaaaagggGATTAAAAACTATAACCTTTTATGACCGGaacatagtttttttctttattttttattttttatatagcaagaaaaaaaatcatgcattgtttaaattttgggaaacaaatataaaagagttGGTAATCCTTGCGTCATAAATAGGTAGCGACGTCGTAATAAAGAAGttgacataaaaaaaagaattaagcAGGCATGCGGATGATGGAAATTTGTTGCAGGCAACAAAAAGggaaatgataattattattaatatgatgTAAAGGTAGTATTTCTGTTTTGGTTTTGACCTTATGATCCATTATGagattgaaataattttgaggTATAAATAATGAACGATGCATCCATATAAAGTTAGACAAAAGAAGCGTGCTTGGTGTCCCTTCGTCTACACACTGCTTAGTTAATgcattcttattcttttttatgtaaGCTGACTCGGGTTATTTGTCGGCATGGttccatataataataatgtttaaattcatttcaatcagaatcttttcttttttttcctactTCCATTTCATTCATAATCTGGATTATCTAATATTTCATTACTTTATGGTTCTTCTACTTAcctaaaatattcattattccactgcaaaatatttttaatagctATACCAACATTCATGTCAGATTACGTTTGAGTTGGCCCTATTTACTATCATTCCAACCCAAAGATTCggtataataatttaatttaaatgcaaactCTACCTAATCAAAATAGTAAATCcactttatataatatatacactTTAACCTTATGCATAGTTAAATCCACAAAATGAAACAGGCATAAACTTATCATTTTAGTCTATATAGTatgaaataaagaattaaattaggGGCCAAATaagcattaaaaaatattattatttttttatttcttatctatTTATAGACACCAAGAAGTCCAATGAACGTTTTAAATCTTTAAGAAAACGAATCAACgtctattttttctaatttcgaggcagttttttattttaattattattcgaATTGTGAAAGTTGTAAATACAAAACTGATTTAGATAGTTATTCCATCACTATATAGTTtagtataaaaactattttagaaaTCGATCATTCTATCTATAATTATGTTCTATTGTCATTGTATCGAAGTTAATAAACTGATCATTAAATCAATtactgaaaatatataatagttggTGCGGTCTAAATTTTAAGCTTGAAATACTAATAAAACTAATACAAAGTATTGCATAAGTTTATAAACTAATCactaaatcaatttataaagtATGTATGTATTGACCTTAATTAATTGCTCAACAGAAAGCATTATGAtgataagtaaaataattaataagccATTCTTCATAATAAGACTGCCCACTAGCAAAATATGCATTTACTTTATCAAAGTGACTCAACCAAATTGAAATGCATTTGAATATTTTCATCATGTTTATCAACATTACCGATTTACTTTATCACCATGTTTGAGTGACCTGTGATCATTAGCCAGATACATGTTTGatgtggaaaaagaaaaattggaatGAAAATTCTCTCAGTTGTAATTCAACTTGAAGGacttaaaaagataatttcCCTTTTAACTATAAGGTGGTGTAGAAACAGAGGCAGTACGTAGTGGGTATAAGTTGCGAGTAGGGTGGTAAGACATTGATTTGAAGAAAGGCGGTAGCTGAGGAAGCATGCATGAATGCATAGtgatgagaaaattaaaattagatgaataaataaattaattagctGAATAGGTTGaatgaatattaataattagtaataagAAGAAGTAGTAGCATTAAATGGGAAGTGGGGGTTAACGGCGTTATATATTTGGTAGCTAGGGCTATGAATATTATAGGTTGATCATGAATTATGAGTGAGGCAATTGGTGCAACGCATCGCCGACAATGCATTATTGGAAGTGCTTGTAGTACTAATAGAGAGAAGTAGGTCCGGAACACTCAACATCAACTTTCTAGTTAAGCAAAGATCCGGATTCTTGTTGATGAATCATATTCTGGCGCCATTATAACTCTTTGAAACTCCATTTCTGTCTTGTacctactttttcttttcttttggaaatTAACAAATCCTGCACATCCCTTTCTACTCTCCACATTATTCATAATAAGCAAGAGAAAACCCTCCAACCATTCCTCACATTCTTCTTTCATTAGCAACTAGTATTATATATGCAATATTGGTAAGCAAGGTGCATGCATATATGACATGCTACCCATCTCTTATCTCTAACTGCTTAACCCCGGCATGGAGTGGGAGACACTTCATGCGGGTCTGTTACAATTATGGAAAACATAAATCCATCTCTACCTTTTTCCAAGTTACATATATGTTCATTCATGTAacgaataataatatataaataaaaaaaaaaggtgggaCAGGAGTAAAGTGGGAGTAAAGGGGGCCAATAATTGGGACAATGTAAAGTGAAGCTGCTACATACTAGGCGAGGAAGCATATGTGGGAAAGGAATTAAAGTGTATTGTAATATAGGTACGTGTGTGGGTGGCGAAGGGAAGCGAATCACCCACCCTCTTGATGTGTGTTGTTTGCATTGGCATTGGCATGTGAAGATGTTAGGGTTGTATAGCAATATAGGATCCCAGAGAGAAAGATTATCCAACTTTGTCTGTTATCATAATGGAGGTAACAGTAGTGGGGCACATAATGGTCAACCTATGCAACAGATATAGAACTCATAATTTCCAACACCCATATTCCTTTCACTACTCATTCCGCCCtttgattaataataatcatagcCACCCACCCACCCACCCTTTGCCCCCACAAAAAGTCACATTCATTCTCTTTCCCCTCCCTCTCTTCTCAATAAACACCCTTCTACTACCTCCCATCACACTTTATAAACCACACCATCATCTAATCATCAAACCACTCTCTATTCCCTTCCTCTCCTCCCAACACATACTCCTTCCATCACCTTATGATGGGTCTTCATCAGGATCCCACCGACTCAGGCCTTCAGCTTATTCTAGGATTAGCTTTGACATCCACTCCACAAGACATCATCACTCCATCACCACCATCCattcttcatcatcaccatcttaCCACTCACAGGCCAAACTCCTACTCCTCTAAATCCGACCCTGAGCCTTCACTCACGTTGGCCCTGTCCCGCCAAACTTATCCGCACCCTAGAAACAAACTCTCCTCTGAGGACCCTCTTGAACACACTTCACCTCACAGTGCTATCTCCTCCTTCTCCAGTGGAAGGGTCAAGAGGGAGAGGGATCTCAGCTGTGAAGAGGTCGATGCAACAGAGACGGAGAGGGTTTCTTCAAGAGCCAGcgacgaagaagaagatggaacCACTGCCAGGAAGAAACTTAGGCTTACTAAAGAACAGTCCGCTTTGCTTGAAGAAAGCTTCAAACAACACAGCACCCTCAATCCTGTAATCATATTCTCCCTCTTATTATTTTCCTCTACATGCCTTAATATCATGACTTTTAATAGCGTGAGACTCATATTCTCGTCTTCAATTGGGGTTCCAGAAACAGAAGCAAGCTTTGGCCAAGCAGTTAAGTCTTCGGCCTCGACAAGTCGAAGTGTGGTTCCAGAACCGGAGAGCCAGGTAAATATGTTTGGTTCATTAAAACCTCTTCGTATTATTGAAAGGGGTCATAcgtttgaaattgttgattaatattttttgcttttttgttGCAGAACAAAGCTGAAGCAGACAGAGGTGGACTGCGAGTTCCTAAAAAAGTGTTGTGAAACATTAACAGACGAGAACAGAAGGTTACAGAAGGAGCTGCAAGAGCTAAAGGCACTCAAACTGGCTCAGCCCTTGTACATGCCTATGTCTGCGGCAACCCTCACCATGTGTCCCTCATGTGAGAGGCTCGGTGGCGGCGCTTCCACTAAGTCACCCTTCTCCATGGCTCCTAAACCTCACTTCTTCAACCCCTTCGCCAATCCTTCTGCAGCATGTTGATTGATTCTTATTATGAATTAGgtttttagttttgtttctgtcgctaaaaaagaacaaaaaaaaaaaaaaaaaaacgaaagaaGAGTCTCCCCGCAACCTTTGTATTTTTTTGGTTGGGGGATAGGATACGTACGATGGATTACTACATCAGGTAGTAGTGAAAAGGTTAAGGGTGTAATTAACTAATACTGTAGAAATTTGTAACTGCTGATCaaaattactttttacttttgatCCTTTTGTTGTATGTTTATAAATCGTTATAGAAGAAGACATCCATAAGTATGAAGGAATGAAtcactattattttattgttcattaCATGTGTGATGTTGGTGCGCGTGTGTGTACGcatgaaaacattttttattgtaagtCCATATCCGAATTATATGTGTTTGACTAAAACGTTACTAAAATATAATGCCccgaagaaaaagaaatgagtCATATCATGCAATGTTTGTGAATGAGTAAAAAATAGAATGCGGTTAAttgatttcataaaaataatttatgattatttttgaaatatagtgtatgt
This genomic stretch from Vigna radiata var. radiata cultivar VC1973A chromosome 7, Vradiata_ver6, whole genome shotgun sequence harbors:
- the LOC106766795 gene encoding homeobox-leucine zipper protein HAT22: MMGLHQDPTDSGLQLILGLALTSTPQDIITPSPPSILHHHHLTTHRPNSYSSKSDPEPSLTLALSRQTYPHPRNKLSSEDPLEHTSPHSAISSFSSGRVKRERDLSCEEVDATETERVSSRASDEEEDGTTARKKLRLTKEQSALLEESFKQHSTLNPKQKQALAKQLSLRPRQVEVWFQNRRARTKLKQTEVDCEFLKKCCETLTDENRRLQKELQELKALKLAQPLYMPMSAATLTMCPSCERLGGGASTKSPFSMAPKPHFFNPFANPSAAC